TCGAATCAATATCCGTACGAGCGGAAAACTTTGCAAATGAGTTTTGATACTGATCCTGAAAAAGCCGATCATTTGAAATCAATCATCTTCCGCGAAATTGACAAAATTGTTTCCGATGGCCCAACTCAGGAAGACCTGGACAAGGTTATACTGAACATGAAAAAAGAACGTGCACAAGCCAAAGAGCATAATGGCTACTGGATGAATGCACTTTATAACAAGTACTACCATGGATTTAATCCTGATGCAGAAGAAAACTTCGATGCGATTCTGGATGGCTTAACAACCGCTCAAATTCAGAAATTTACAAAAGCATTTTACACTGATGCTGATGTGGTAGATATTGTTTTCTTACCGAAAAAAGCTGAATAGTATAAGCGTTTAATAGCTATAAAAAAGTCCATGATTTTGAAAATCATGGACTTTTTTTATTGGAAAATGCTTACAAAAAATGGCAACTTTTATTTTTTCAAATCGTCAACCAGCATTTTAAGTTTCTCAATTTCCACGTGTTCCATTACAACAATTTTATACCATTTGGGATTGTGGTGATTATCAGGCACCAAACCAAATTTACTGACTGTTTTTATATCAATCTGACTGGCATCAACAGTAACAATATTTGAATGTTGGTTTCTGAAATATGCAATATCTATTTTCTCAAGCTCATTGCATAACCATGCCGTTCTGTTTTGCAGTATCAGAATCTTCTCGAACCAACCGTGAGGGCCATATTTCGACAAAATCATCCAGGCGGCAATTGCATTGGCTCCCGAACGGCTGCCTATTAAGGTATAATCCTGCCCTTCCACGTAACTCGCTTCCTTGGTATTTACGTTTTCTATTAAATTCTTTCTTACCAAAAAAATACCCGTGCCATAAGGAGCCTGTGCCATTTTATGTGCATCGAGTGTAAAAGAAGATATGTGAGGATTTTTAAATGTAAGCTTACTTTCAGCGTCCGAAAAAGGGTAATAAAAGCCACCATAAGCCCCATCAACATGCAATTTAAAACTACAATTCAGTTCAGTTAAAACACTGGTAATCCTGTCAATATCATCAACTGATCCAAACATGGTAGTCATCATGTTACAGTTTACAATAAAGTGTTTTTTACCATCAGCCATTGCCTCCTTTATTACCGTTTCAACATTCTTGCTATTAAGTTCGCGAGTTCGTTCATCAACAGGTAATTTATAGACATCGAGCCCCAGTAAATTACCGGCTTTATCGAGCGAGTAATGTGTGTCTTCGCTGCAAACAATGGCAATTTCGCTGTTTAATGCGCGGTGTTTTGTTTTAAATAAGTTGCGATAGATCCAAACAGCTTCAATATTTGCTTCTGTTCCTCCCGATGCTACATAACCATCATATTCTCCCTCTTTTCCCTGAAGAATATCAACAGCACAAATATCCAGTAATTCGCGTTCAATTGCCTGCGTCCCCTTAAAAAATGACTCGGACGTTCCCAATGTATGGCAGCCGATATGATTTGGATTTTTTGACATGGCATACATAAAAGGGGCCATCGACAAAAACGACTCATCCTTGTTAAACACCTTATTGTCAAGATAAGAAGCTGGTATTCCAAGGGCCTCGTGTGCTTCATAATCCGCATTCCCTTTTAGCGCTTCCATAATAATTCTCCTGATCTCTTCCTGCGTTTTTCGCTCCCAAATTTTATTCATGTTTTGTCAATATTCTTAATTCTCAGTAATAACTTAAATGACTCATTTCACCGAACATCACTTTCTGATACCGTTTTCTTTTACTTCAATATTTGATGAGAATTCCTAAAATTAAATCAGCCAAAGAGCTAAAACTCTTACCGCCTAACCTTTAGGATAACCTTTTTTCATCTTAAAAAAGCCGGAAACTTTCGTTCCCGGCCTTAGTGCAGTTTTTACTTTTAACTATCTGAATAGCGATCAATTACTTGATCACAAACTCAAATTCTTCATCGGTTGGAGGAGTGCACATTTCGTCGTTGCAACTCATCCATTGGATATAACCGGCAACTTTAGCAGGCTTTTCAGTTACCCACACTTTGTGCGAAAGAACAGCCTTGTCTTTAAAATAAGTTACCTCCATATCAAAAATTTTGTCGTGCATTGTATGCGATGGTGTAACTTCAACAGCCTTTCCAAACTCTTTGCAGTTCTCCAGTGTCTCGAAATTAAACGAGGTTTTAACCGGGCCGCCATCTTCCATGTTTACACCATAAAGTTTAAAACCCATATCGATTTTTGCCGTAGCAACAATCTCATACTGATTACCACCTTTTAATGGTTTAATTTCTACGTCCCATTTTACAGGAACAATCATTTGTGCCTGGGCGAACGCTGCAACAGCAATAAATCCCAGTGCGAAAATCAGTTTTTTCATTGGTATATTTTTAGTTTTTATATTCTTTTAATCCACTGTTCAACCATTCAATAAAATCATCGGCGTCAGGATCGTATCCGTAACCATCTACCAATTCCTTTTCATTGTTATCCAATATCACATAATACGGCTGTGTATTTCTATTGTATCTCGAAATCTGGAAATCCGTCCATTTATTCCCTACCGATCTCACTTTTCTTCCGGTAGTTTCCGAAACATATTGTTCTTCTTCCGGTAGTTTTGTTTTCAGATCAACATACAACGACACAACCACAAAATCTTCCAGAAACATATTTTTCACTTCCTGCTCTACCCAAACGTTGTCCTCCATTTTCCGGCAGTTGGTACAACCTTTTCCCGTAAAATCAATCAGTAAGGGTTTCCCGGTTTCGCGGGCATGTGCGAGTGCTTTATCGTAATCGTCGAACAATGGAATTCCGTGTGGTCCAATGTGCATTCCTGCAGCCATTGTTCCTGATGAATGACCGGTAGCAACTGCACCGGCAGGTTGTGTACGTCCAACACCAAGTGGCGATTCGGCATAGTCGACCGGCGGTGGGAATCCACTAATCAGTTTCACCGGTGCTCCCCACAAACCGGGGATCATATAAATTACAAAAGCAAATACCATAGTTCCTAAAACAAAACGCGATACCGGCAAATGCGTTGTTGGCGAATCGTGCGGTAGTTTTATTTTTCCCCATAAGTACAATGCCAGTCCCATAAAAATGGCAATCCAGATCGCAATGTAAACTTCACGCTCGAGGATATGCAGATCAAGCACCATATCGGCAATCGACAAGAACTTGAAAGCAAAAGCAAACTCAAGGAAACCCAATACAACTTTCACCGAATTTAACCAGCCACCTGATTTTGGTAACGAGTTCAACCATCCCGGGAAAGCCGCGAATAAGGCAAATGGAATGGCCAGTGCCAATGAAAATCCCAACATCCCAACCACCGGTGCCAGACCACCGCTTCGTGCTGCTTCAACAATCAGGGCGCCAACAATCGGTCCGGTACACGAGAATGAAACCAGTGCCAAAGCAAAAGCCATAAAGAATATGCCCAGTAAACCACCTTTGTCTGCTTTTTTGTCGACTGCATTTACCCAGCTGCTGGGCAATACAATTTCGAAAGCCCCCATAAACGAGAAGGCAAAAACAAAAAGCAACAAGGCAAAAAACAGGTTAAACCAAGGGTTGGTAGAAAGACTGTTTAAACTCTCCGCACCAAACACGGCAGTTACTACTGTACCGAGTATCACATAAATAAGAATGATTGATATTCCGTACCAAATTCCGTTTCGGATACCTTTGGCTTTGGTTTTACTTTGTTTGGTAAAAAAGCTTACCGTCATTGGTATCATCGGGAAAACACAAGGAGTTAGCAAAGCTGCCAAACCTCCTACGAATGCAAGAAAGAAAATACTCCAGTAGTTTCTGTTGCTGCTGTCTGCAGTTGTTGCGACATCTGCAGTTTGTTGCGTACCTCCTTCTAATTCGAATGAAAACTCAGCTTCCATAGGTGGAGTGCAGGTTTCGTCGTTACAACTCATAAACTCAACATACCCGCCAACAGTTCCTGTTCCCGATACTTTTACTTTTTGCGTAAAGGTTACTTCCTCTTCAAACCATCGCAAATCCATCTGAAAGCTTTGGTCGAACTCTTCTGTAACTGCTTTATTCGGAGTTGGCTCTCCTACCAGTTCTGCATTTTCAAGGTTTTCAAAATAGAAACTGGTTTTTATCGGACCACCTTCCGGCAGATCAGTTGAGTACATGTGCCAACCTTCTTCCATTTTTGCGGTGAAAACCAACTCAAACTCGTTGGCTGAAATTTTGTTTTGAGAAAAACTCCATTTTACCGGCTCAACAATTTGTGAAAAGCCCAGTAAAGCTGTTGTTAGTAAAAAGACCGTAAACAGTATGCGTTTCATTCTTTTTGTGGTTTTATAAATAAACTTTGACTTACTATCTAAATTGTGTTATTCGATAGAATCGATTACTTACGATTCATGAATTTTAACGAATAGCACAAATGTATGATGGAAAACAACAAAACGCCCGTATCTGTTTAACAAAAGAAGTATAGACTGGGTTTGAAATAGGGTCTAGACCCCCTAATTCTGATTTTTAACGGAGTTATGAAAGTCGACGGCATCTTTTCGCGTTGACACGCCCAACTGCCTGTAGATGTTATTGATGTGCGTTTTTACGGTACTTAATTCCACAAAAAGTTCCTGGGCAATTTCCTTGTTGGTCTTTCCGGCTGCTAAAAGCCCTAATATTTCCTGTTGTTTCAGGGTTAAAGCTTCATACTGCGGTTTCAAATTGTTTACCGGATCGTTTTCCCGCTTTCGAATTTTCTTTAAATGATGGTACCCCCCAATCAAAATGATCAGAAGAACTAAAATAATCACCGCTTCAATTATCATCAACCAGTCTTTCCATTTTGGTTGCACGCCGGGCATTTCGCAAACAAACTCACGAAAGCCAATCAATTCATCCAATAAGGCGGAATAGGCTTCGGTGTATGGCGTTACCGGAAGTTCGTCTTCCAAACGCTTTTGAAAGTTAAAGTAGAAATCGCTGTTTCGTAAAAAGTCGGTCTCTTTATCCTCGATGTGATACAAGGCATAAAGCCCAACATAAGGATTAGCGGCATCGGCCACTACTGTATGAATAAAGGTTTCGAGTTCCTGAGACAGGAAAGTACTTTGTGCTTTTGGCAACTGGCCACTTAATTCGCTGCTTTGCTCCTGAAACTTATCATCAAAATCAAAAATTGCTTTTGTATCATCGCTTCCGCTTAATTCTGTTACTTCCAGAGAATTGTTGCGAGTTGTAGCACTCAGCTCAATTTCCGACTGCCGGTTTAACAGCAAATGAAAATAGTTTTTGTTTTGGGTTGCACTGAATTCTACCGAGGCATTATCGCCCTGCACCAGATACAGACGGTAAAAACGCTCATCGTCAGGTACCGACTGCGTATTGATCTCAAAACTGCCATCAGGATTTATAAAAGTTTCGGCAATAATAAAATCAGGCGAGGCTACAAAAATATCATTGGGTGAATTTAGCAAAGCCAGAAAAACCTTGGGCTGCCACTGTTCCGATAAATCGATCGTACCTTTTATTTCCAGTGCGCTTGAGGAACTTACAATAAAAAGAGAAAGAATGATATAGACCAGTTTTTTTAACTCCATCAGAATATTTTTGCTTACTGCGAAAATAAAAAAAAGCCGCTCAATAATGAACGGCTTTCCTTTTATAAAATAATTTCTTCTTCATTCTCATCAAAAAAATGATATTCCAGATAGGAATATGAATTTACAGCTTCAATACTTACCCATTTCAGGTACTTGAAAAACCACTTATTTTGGCGGCTTTTCCAACCTTTTGTGAGATAAGCAGCTGTATAAGGATGAACTTTCAGATTCAATTTCTTCTTGTTCAATTCCTTTAGCGCGTAGTTTACTTTACCGTCGATATCGTCGGCAAATAACACAGTAGGCACAACTTTTCCACTTCCTTTACAAGTTGGACAGCTCTCGGCAGTCTCAACTTTTTCTTCCGGACGAACTCTTTGCCTGGTAATTTGCATCAGGCAAAACTTACTTAGTGGAAGAATGTTGTGCTTGGTCCGGTCGTCGGCCATAATCTCCTTCATGTGATCGTTCACTTTCTGGCGATTGGCCGCGACATGCATGTCGATGAAATCAATTACAATGATTCCTCCCATGTCTCGCAACCGTAATTGTCTTGCTATTTCGTCGCAGGCAGCCAGGTTTACTTCCAGGGCATTTTTTTCCTGGTCGTTGCCGGCCCGTGCGCGATTCCCGCTGTTTACATCAATTACATGAAACGCTTCGGTGTGTTCTACGATTAAATAGGCACCATCTTTAAATGATACGGTTTTTCCGAACGAGGCTTTAATTTGTTTATCGATGCCGTAGTGTTCGAAAATTGGCTGACGTCCTTTGTAGTATTTAACTATCTTCTTCTTGTCGGCCTGAATGCTACCTATGTAATCGGCAATTTCTGTCGCTACCGATTGGTCGTTTACAATAATGCTGTTGAAGTCGGGATGATAAATATCGCGCAGCAAAGCTGTTGTTCGGTCAATCTCGCCAATTATCAGCGATGGTGCCTGTGCTCTGCTAAGTTTTTGAAAGGTGGTTTCCCACTTTTCAACCAAACGTCGAAGCTCTTTGTCGAGTTCTGCTACTTTTTTACCTTCTGCTACAGTGCGGATTATTACTCCATATTTGCGGGGTTTAATACTCTGGATCAGTTTTTTCAACCTGTTTTTTTCTTCGGTTGACCGGATTTTTTGCGACACTGATATTTTGTCGCTAAATGGCATTAAAACTAAATTCCTCCCTGCAATGGAGATTTCGGATGTTAACCGCGGGCCTTTTGTATTAATTGGTTCTTTTGCTACCTGAACCAAAATTTTCTGACCAACTTTTAGCAGCTCGTTTACTTTACCTTCTTTATTAATGTCGGGTTCGGAATGAATCCTTGAGATAGAAGAAATTTTGTTTTTTCGTGATGAGGCCATTCGCAGGAATTTATTCAGCGTGGCGAATTGTGGCCCCATGTCGAGGTAATGTAAAAAAGCATCTTTACTGTAGCCTACATCGATAAAAGCAGCATTTAAACTGGGCATAATTTTTTTAACTTTGCCGAGGTATATATCTCCGACAGCGAATTTTGCCCCGCTTCTCTCTCTTGATAGTTCTGCAAGCTTCTTCTTTTCCTGTAAGGCAATAACAATTTCGGATGGAGTTACATCAATTATTAAATCGCTACTCACAACCTTTTAATCATCTACTTCTTTTGGTTAATACTAATCGTTATAACAGACTAAACCTAAAGCAATATCATGCTTTAGGTTTAATCATTAACTATAAGAAATTAATTCATTAAAATCTTATTTTTTCTTTTTGTGCCTGTTTTTACGCAATCTTTTTTTGCGCTTATGAGTGGCCATCTTGTGTCTCTTTCTTTTTTTACCGCTTGGCATAACTCTATTGTTTTACTTGATTCTTAACTTCTGATACAAATGTTTTCGCTGGTTTAAACGAAGGAATATTGTGCGCAGGAATGATAATGGTTGTGTTTTTAGAAATATTACGGGCAGTTTTCTCTGCTCTTTTCTTAACAACAAAACTACCAAAACCTCTTAAATAAACATTTTTGCCATCAACCAGTGAATCTTTTACAGTTTCCATAAAAGCTTCCACTGTTTTCTGAACAGTTACCTTTTCAATTCCCGTTTCTTTCGAAATTTCATTTACAATATCTGCCTTAGTCATCTCTTAAAATATTTAATTTTCAATATATTAATCGTTTTTATTAGAGGATGCAAAAATAAAAAATATTATAAAACCGGAAAGCATTTCAAATAAATTATTTTTGTTTTTCTGTAAGATTTTTAAACAGTTAGCACAGAATGGACAATTTTCATACCAACATTTACAATTGGTACAATATAAATAAGCGTGATTTACCATGGCGGAAAGACCGTAATCCTTATAAGATTTGGCTCTCGGAAATCATACTTCAGCAAACGCGCGTTGAGCAGGGCAAAAATTACTTTTACCGCTTTGCAGAGAACTTTCCCACGGTAAATGATTTGGCCAATGCCCACGAAGACGAGGTGCTAAAACTCTGGCAGGGACTGGGTTACTATTCGCGTGCCCGAAACCTGCATGCTTCGGCAAAAATTATTGCATCGCAATACAACGGAACTTTCCCCAACGATTATAAAAGCATTTTAGCACTAAAAGGAGTTGGCCCTTATACCGCTGCTGCTGTTGCATCCATTGCATTCAACCTGCCCTACCCGGCGGTTGATGGTAATATATACAGGGTACTTTCGCGATATTATGGAATTGAGACACCGATTGACTCGTCGGCAGGTAAAAAAGAGTTTCAGCAGTTGGCCGAAGAACTTATACAAGGTCAGGATCCGGGCATGCACAACCAGGCGCTTATGGAATTTGGCGCTTTGCAGTGTGTTCCTAAATCGCCAAAATGCGAAAATTGCCCGCTTGTTGATTCCTGTTTTGCGTTTAAAAAAGGGTTAATTAGCCAACTTCCGGTAAAAGAAAAAAAGACCAAACAACGTCACCGCTATTTTTATTATTACCTATACGATATGGGCGATTCAATTTTGCTGGATAAAAGATCGGGTAACGATATCTGGCAAAACCTGTATCAATTACCGCTGATTGAGCACGAAAAAGCACTTACAGATTCGGAGTTGTTAAAAGCAGATCACCCGGTAAAATTGTCGCAGGTTAATATTAAAACTATAAGCGGGCAAAAAAAGCATGTTTTGAGCCACCAGATTATTCACGCAAAATTGATATATCTTGAAGTTCAGTCCAATTTTAATAATCCGTTGCCTCTAATTCGGGTAAATAAAAAAGATATTTCTAAATTTGCTGTATCCCGACTGGTTGAACAGTTTTTACATGAGGCCGGATTGGGACTATAATTAAAAAACCGGTTTATAATTGCAGCGTAGTAACAACCTGAAAATGTTAACCATATAAATTTTAGATTATGTCAGTAAATAAAGTAATTCTTATTGGAAACGTAGGAAAAGATCCTGAAGTACGTCACCTTGATTCGGGTGTTGCAGTAGCTAATTTCCCATTGGCAACATCAGAAAGTTACAACTCGAAAAGCGGTGAGCGTGTTACCACAACCGAGTGGCACAATATTGTATTGTGGAGAGGATTAGCCGAAGTGGCTGAAAAATATGTTACCAAAGGCCGCCAATTGTATATCGAGGGACGAATAAGAACCCGCTCATACGACGACAAAGACGGTAACAAACGTTACGTTACTGAAATTTATGGCGACCAAATGACAATGCTTGGCAACCGGGCTGATAACATGGGTTCGCCAGATCAGGGCGGAGCAATGCAAAACTCCGGTGCCGTATCCACTCCTCAGGTTTCGCAACCCGACATTGAAGAACCGGAGGGAGACGAGGATCTTCCATTCTAACCAAAACATTTAAATTTGGAAACAGAACCGCTTTTAAGTTTAGCCGCTATCGGCTCCTGGCAAATTCAACTACACCCTATCAGTCCCGGAATAATAGTTTCAATTATTATCGTATTGTTTTTACTATTGACTTCGGCACTGATAAGTGGATCTGAGGTGGCTTACTTTTCGTTGTCGGCCAGCGAAAAACACAAACTAAGACACAAAGGCAAAAACAACGAGCGCGTTTTGCACAACCTCGAAAGCCCGGAAAAACTTCTGGCGACCATACTGGTAACCAACAACTTTGTAAACATTGGCATTGTAATACTAACGGCGTTTATTTCAAACGAATTAGTATCGTTTGTGAATGCACCAACATTGCAGTTCATCTTCCAGGTGGTAGTCATTACCTTTTTCCTGTTGCTTTTTGGCGAGATCTTTCCAAAAGTTTATGCAACGCATTTTGCTTTACGCTTTGCCCTGTTTATGGCATTGCCACTACAAACGCTCGAAAAGTTATTTCGCCCGATAAATGCGATTTTGATCCACTCAACCGGATTTGTTAACCGCCGCCTGCTAAAACACAAAAAAAATATCTCGATGAATGATATTTCGCAGGCGCTTGAGTTGACATCCGACCATGAACTTTCGGATGAAAAAGAGATTTTGGAGGGAATTGTAAAATTCGGGAATAAAAGCGTTGAAGAAATTATGACTCCACGCGTTGATGTGGTTTCCATCGATATAAAAGCAAATTTTGATGAGGTCCTGGAAATTATAAACGATTCGGGCTACTCGCGAATTCCGGTTTACATTGATTCGTTCGACGAAATTAGCGGTCTGTTGTACATTAAAGATATACTTCAACACAGCCATAAAAACAAAACATTTAAATGGCAGACTTTAATTCGGCCACCGTTTTATGTGCCCGACACCAAAAAGATCAGTTCGCTTTTGGAAGAATTTCAGAAAACCAAAGTTCACATTGCCATTGTTGTTGATGAGTACGGAGGAACTTCAGGCATTGTGTCGCTTGAAGATATTCTGGAGGAAATCGTTGGCGATATTACCGATGAGTTTGATGATGAAGAAAGTTTCTTTACCCAACTGTCGGAAAACTCTTACTTGTTCGACGCTAAGATTTTACTGGGTGATTTTTACCGGGCTGTAAATTGCGACGACACTATTTTTAACGAAGTAAAAGGTGATGCTGATACGCTGGCCGGCCTTATTCTTGAAATAAAAGGTGAGATACCTTCGTTAAAAGAACAGGTTAAATGCAAAACATTCACATTTACTATCGAAGAGGTTGATAACCGCCGGATTAAACAAATCAAGGTTGTTATAAACAAGTAGTAAATGTGACTAAATTTTTGGGGAAATGAGATTCGCATATACACTATTATTATTGTTGTTTTTAGTGGGTTGTAAAGAAGATTACACACCCAAACCGCGCGGTTA
The nucleotide sequence above comes from uncultured Draconibacterium sp.. Encoded proteins:
- a CDS encoding aminotransferase class I/II-fold pyridoxal phosphate-dependent enzyme; the protein is MNKIWERKTQEEIRRIIMEALKGNADYEAHEALGIPASYLDNKVFNKDESFLSMAPFMYAMSKNPNHIGCHTLGTSESFFKGTQAIERELLDICAVDILQGKEGEYDGYVASGGTEANIEAVWIYRNLFKTKHRALNSEIAIVCSEDTHYSLDKAGNLLGLDVYKLPVDERTRELNSKNVETVIKEAMADGKKHFIVNCNMMTTMFGSVDDIDRITSVLTELNCSFKLHVDGAYGGFYYPFSDAESKLTFKNPHISSFTLDAHKMAQAPYGTGIFLVRKNLIENVNTKEASYVEGQDYTLIGSRSGANAIAAWMILSKYGPHGWFEKILILQNRTAWLCNELEKIDIAYFRNQHSNIVTVDASQIDIKTVSKFGLVPDNHHNPKWYKIVVMEHVEIEKLKMLVDDLKK
- a CDS encoding cytochrome c biogenesis protein CcdA, producing the protein MKRILFTVFLLTTALLGFSQIVEPVKWSFSQNKISANEFELVFTAKMEEGWHMYSTDLPEGGPIKTSFYFENLENAELVGEPTPNKAVTEEFDQSFQMDLRWFEEEVTFTQKVKVSGTGTVGGYVEFMSCNDETCTPPMEAEFSFELEGGTQQTADVATTADSSNRNYWSIFFLAFVGGLAALLTPCVFPMIPMTVSFFTKQSKTKAKGIRNGIWYGISIILIYVILGTVVTAVFGAESLNSLSTNPWFNLFFALLLFVFAFSFMGAFEIVLPSSWVNAVDKKADKGGLLGIFFMAFALALVSFSCTGPIVGALIVEAARSGGLAPVVGMLGFSLALAIPFALFAAFPGWLNSLPKSGGWLNSVKVVLGFLEFAFAFKFLSIADMVLDLHILEREVYIAIWIAIFMGLALYLWGKIKLPHDSPTTHLPVSRFVLGTMVFAFVIYMIPGLWGAPVKLISGFPPPVDYAESPLGVGRTQPAGAVATGHSSGTMAAGMHIGPHGIPLFDDYDKALAHARETGKPLLIDFTGKGCTNCRKMEDNVWVEQEVKNMFLEDFVVVSLYVDLKTKLPEEEQYVSETTGRKVRSVGNKWTDFQISRYNRNTQPYYVILDNNEKELVDGYGYDPDADDFIEWLNSGLKEYKN
- a CDS encoding HU family DNA-binding protein, with protein sequence MTKADIVNEISKETGIEKVTVQKTVEAFMETVKDSLVDGKNVYLRGFGSFVVKKRAEKTARNISKNTTIIIPAHNIPSFKPAKTFVSEVKNQVKQ
- a CDS encoding single-stranded DNA-binding protein, which codes for MSVNKVILIGNVGKDPEVRHLDSGVAVANFPLATSESYNSKSGERVTTTEWHNIVLWRGLAEVAEKYVTKGRQLYIEGRIRTRSYDDKDGNKRYVTEIYGDQMTMLGNRADNMGSPDQGGAMQNSGAVSTPQVSQPDIEEPEGDEDLPF
- the mutY gene encoding A/G-specific adenine glycosylase, translated to MDNFHTNIYNWYNINKRDLPWRKDRNPYKIWLSEIILQQTRVEQGKNYFYRFAENFPTVNDLANAHEDEVLKLWQGLGYYSRARNLHASAKIIASQYNGTFPNDYKSILALKGVGPYTAAAVASIAFNLPYPAVDGNIYRVLSRYYGIETPIDSSAGKKEFQQLAEELIQGQDPGMHNQALMEFGALQCVPKSPKCENCPLVDSCFAFKKGLISQLPVKEKKTKQRHRYFYYYLYDMGDSILLDKRSGNDIWQNLYQLPLIEHEKALTDSELLKADHPVKLSQVNIKTISGQKKHVLSHQIIHAKLIYLEVQSNFNNPLPLIRVNKKDISKFAVSRLVEQFLHEAGLGL
- the gldE gene encoding gliding motility-associated protein GldE; the protein is METEPLLSLAAIGSWQIQLHPISPGIIVSIIIVLFLLLTSALISGSEVAYFSLSASEKHKLRHKGKNNERVLHNLESPEKLLATILVTNNFVNIGIVILTAFISNELVSFVNAPTLQFIFQVVVITFFLLLFGEIFPKVYATHFALRFALFMALPLQTLEKLFRPINAILIHSTGFVNRRLLKHKKNISMNDISQALELTSDHELSDEKEILEGIVKFGNKSVEEIMTPRVDVVSIDIKANFDEVLEIINDSGYSRIPVYIDSFDEISGLLYIKDILQHSHKNKTFKWQTLIRPPFYVPDTKKISSLLEEFQKTKVHIAIVVDEYGGTSGIVSLEDILEEIVGDITDEFDDEESFFTQLSENSYLFDAKILLGDFYRAVNCDDTIFNEVKGDADTLAGLILEIKGEIPSLKEQVKCKTFTFTIEEVDNRRIKQIKVVINK
- a CDS encoding helix-turn-helix transcriptional regulator, which codes for MELKKLVYIILSLFIVSSSSALEIKGTIDLSEQWQPKVFLALLNSPNDIFVASPDFIIAETFINPDGSFEINTQSVPDDERFYRLYLVQGDNASVEFSATQNKNYFHLLLNRQSEIELSATTRNNSLEVTELSGSDDTKAIFDFDDKFQEQSSELSGQLPKAQSTFLSQELETFIHTVVADAANPYVGLYALYHIEDKETDFLRNSDFYFNFQKRLEDELPVTPYTEAYSALLDELIGFREFVCEMPGVQPKWKDWLMIIEAVIILVLLIILIGGYHHLKKIRKRENDPVNNLKPQYEALTLKQQEILGLLAAGKTNKEIAQELFVELSTVKTHINNIYRQLGVSTRKDAVDFHNSVKNQN
- a CDS encoding protein-disulfide reductase DsbD domain-containing protein, with protein sequence MKKLIFALGFIAVAAFAQAQMIVPVKWDVEIKPLKGGNQYEIVATAKIDMGFKLYGVNMEDGGPVKTSFNFETLENCKEFGKAVEVTPSHTMHDKIFDMEVTYFKDKAVLSHKVWVTEKPAKVAGYIQWMSCNDEMCTPPTDEEFEFVIK
- a CDS encoding Rne/Rng family ribonuclease, with protein sequence MSSDLIIDVTPSEIVIALQEKKKLAELSRERSGAKFAVGDIYLGKVKKIMPSLNAAFIDVGYSKDAFLHYLDMGPQFATLNKFLRMASSRKNKISSISRIHSEPDINKEGKVNELLKVGQKILVQVAKEPINTKGPRLTSEISIAGRNLVLMPFSDKISVSQKIRSTEEKNRLKKLIQSIKPRKYGVIIRTVAEGKKVAELDKELRRLVEKWETTFQKLSRAQAPSLIIGEIDRTTALLRDIYHPDFNSIIVNDQSVATEIADYIGSIQADKKKIVKYYKGRQPIFEHYGIDKQIKASFGKTVSFKDGAYLIVEHTEAFHVIDVNSGNRARAGNDQEKNALEVNLAACDEIARQLRLRDMGGIIVIDFIDMHVAANRQKVNDHMKEIMADDRTKHNILPLSKFCLMQITRQRVRPEEKVETAESCPTCKGSGKVVPTVLFADDIDGKVNYALKELNKKKLNLKVHPYTAAYLTKGWKSRQNKWFFKYLKWVSIEAVNSYSYLEYHFFDENEEEIIL